TAAGGACACCGATCGGGAAGTTGATGCCACCGATGCCGAACACGAGGGGCAGGATATACAGCATCATCTTCTGCTGCCGCATGAACGGGCTGGCCATGGCCTCTTCAGACATGTTCTTGGCCATGATCTGCTTCTGGGTGATGAATTGCGAGGCCGTCATGGCAACGATCATGATGATGCTCAGAACTACTACGGAGACGTTTCCGGCGCCACCGTGAAGCAGCGCGGAAGACAACGGGGCACCGAAGATGCTCGACTCATCGAATTCCAAGACTTGCTGGGCACTCATGGCCCCAATGCCGTTGCCCGCGTTCTTGGCGTTGGAGATACCCGAAAGCACCTGGAACAGCGCGAAGAAGAAGGGCATTTGGATCAGCATCGGCAAACATGCCGAGAACGGGTTGGTCCCGTGCTTCTTGTACATCGCCATCTGCTCCTGCGCCATGGCCTGGCGGGAGAGCTGGTCGGTTTTGCCCTTGTACTTCGCCTGCAGCTTCTTCAGGTCCGGCTGCAGGAGCTGCATGCCGCGCTGCGCCTTGATCTGCTTGACGAACACAGGAATCAGCGCGGCACGGATCACCAGCACGAGGCCAATGATGGACAGAGTCCAGGTCCAGCCATTTGCGGCGGGCAGGCCAATGAAGCTCAGTCCCTCGTGGAAGCCGACCATGATGATCG
This Paenarthrobacter sp. GOM3 DNA region includes the following protein-coding sequences:
- the yidC gene encoding membrane protein insertase YidC, whose protein sequence is MDDFFGTIMFPFKWLVSIIMVGFHEGLSFIGLPAANGWTWTLSIIGLVLVIRAALIPVFVKQIKAQRGMQLLQPDLKKLQAKYKGKTDQLSRQAMAQEQMAMYKKHGTNPFSACLPMLIQMPFFFALFQVLSGISNAKNAGNGIGAMSAQQVLEFDESSIFGAPLSSALLHGGAGNVSVVVLSIIMIVAMTASQFITQKQIMAKNMSEEAMASPFMRQQKMMLYILPLVFGIGGINFPIGVLIYWTTTNLWTMGQQFFVIRRMPTPGSPAAKALEERRAAKGLPPLLGGKKTSAADAAAEAEAAAVAAAEARAQRVQPQRKNRKKK